The Gadus chalcogrammus isolate NIFS_2021 chromosome 16, NIFS_Gcha_1.0, whole genome shotgun sequence DNA window ATGAACCAAAAAGAGGCCCAACTAATCTCTCACTCATCTAATAAACATGTGCATGTGAAAGCATGCTTTGCACTTCCCATGCCCATTCCAACTATCACCTGCTATCTGCTAATAGCTGTGGTAATGACAACGATGCtcacaacacactcacacactcgcataTATCTACATTTAAGACTTTTTTTCTTATAATCATTAAGCGAGGGCTATATGCTTGAGGAGGGGCACCCATTACAGTAATCACACACACTGCGTTGGAACGACTGTTCGCTCTATTAATACATCTAGTCTGCCTCCAGAAAGCTCTAATTAACCTAAATTCCTAATAGCCTGTGGAACGGAAGGAGCCGTTGTTTCGAACTCTAATCAACGCGTCTAACATCGTGCAAGGCCATTGTTTCCACAGCACTGTTGATTCTTTAGGGTTGTTGTTCGTACCGCATTAGCATCGCCTAATCGAATCACAGGTTAATACAGCCGTGAGCGAGTTTGAGATGAGGAGCCATTGATATGAACGCTGCAGTGGGTTGTTTATTATAAAAATTTGTTAATCACAGAATCACACGACCACATGTTAATGCAGTTTAAGTGGGAGTAGCTCTCTATAAAACGGACCACATTCCACCCTTGGTTTAACAGAGAATTTATGTTCCCCAAGTTTATAGTATATTAGTTCTCCTTAAGCGACAGAGCTAATAACATCACTCATCCATCTCTGCTGTCCTGTGGACACTAGGAGACACTCAGGCCACTGCCTCCCCCatgtttttctctgtgtgtccaCTACCTTTAGATGCTTAGATGCCTGTTTCTCTGTGATTGATGCCTTACCAGCCAGCTAGTGTACTATTCCCATGCAAGaacacatggacaaacacatgcccacgcacacacattggacactcacacatatatgtGCAAATGTCTATGCATGTGTTAATGCACATGagccagtccctccagaaaaacgcgattatgcgattgcataattcaaagcataatcagccaaagtccgcatattcatgcgggggccgcattctttcaaatatgccgcactttcaccacataaattgcagatttccgtgcaaaatatgcggggcttgcatgatttcataatccctgCATTTTCGTTGCCACAAagtcacatatatatacatatatatatatatatatatatatatatatatatatatatatatacagtatacatagcagaaagttgaacatttttgcgtttacttcacacaagGGCAGCCATTttcccctgttgccatgggagcAATGATGAAGTGACGTTATTAGTTGCCGcaatttttgcaagttcccgtaatttcacacacacatgcacacacaccatgtcGTGCAGTGCAGCTCATTAGCATGGTCTCTGATTCAGCCAGCCCTGATGCTATCTTCCTAATGAATATACTAACGGCTTGGCTCCGCCTATGATGGCCTGTGTGTATAACTCTCAaaatacagagacacagagtgagaaACAAAAGGACAGTGAACAAGACGTACAGAGTGGGTGAAGCATTACAGATTTTAAGTTAGTTTGCCATATTTGCCCATGTTGTGTGGTATCTCTCTTGCTGTAATATCTACAGcccgccctcctctctcccgctcctacacaaacacacacacgcccgttCCTCCCATGTTTCATCAGACTCGTTTAAAACACATTAGCTTGGCAGAGCTCTGTCGAGGCTCGGCGATGGAACgtccacccacacaaacacttacacccTACCGCACATCTACCCTCCCATCTCAGCCCACAGGAAGCACTCTGTGGGCTGATACACGCTGCCCAAAGAACCCAACCCCTGCTGATGTTTCCCCAGCTAATACTCGCCTCAGCGCTCCTCAGACTTTACACTATGCCCCATGGATAGCGTTTGCTGTCACTCCGTTTGCCTGCTTTTGATCCCATGGAGAGCATTGGACAAGCCCTGGTCCTTGGTTTGGCTAAGGCTCAGCTCGGGGGGTGGTTTCACTCAATAAATGAATGGTTTATGGATGAACCAAAATTTAACCAAGATCCCCATGGAAGTATTTGGTGATTCATTGAATGTGACTGTGTCTGAGGATCAGGGCGGTTCTAGCGTCCTGACGTCATGCGTCTGTAGTGCATACTTTTACGCAGACATGGGAGGGGACCCTCGCGCAGTAGCGGAGACATACGTCTGTGAGAGGGTGTGGTGAATAAAGTTATAGTGGCCCGGCCAAGGGTTGAGcccataaaatacattttatcgGCTGATCTGCAGCCATTTTGAACCCATTCTTAAGTAATTAAGGGTCGTCAGGGTTAATAcgtagactctctctctctctctctctctctctctctttatatatcAATATTAACTCTATTCTCTGAGATTGCTCTTATGATGAGACACTGGTGGTCAACATTAATTTATGTTTCGTGGTGTGtagaatttaaaaaaagatttgatGATGCATGTTGGCAGTGGGAAGCCAAGGCGACCCTATAAATAGCCTGATGACGACAAGGAATCGGTAGACGCTGTGACAGTCCAAACGCAGCCAAacccatgtgcacacacacacacacacacacacacacacacacacacacacacacacacacacacacacacacacacacacacacacacacacacacacacacacacacacacacacacacacacacacacacacacacaggttcctCGACTGGTAGAAGACAATGCCGCCAATGGTTGTATAAACGCGGTTATGAATCCCATACCAATACTAAAAGTAATCTGGTCTTCAGATCTCGGAGCAACTGACATAGGAACGTTGATACCACTTTGAGTTGCGTCAGTCTATCTCTGTAAAGGTCGGAGGGTTGGCAAGTACCCAGTTGCTTGCATGttgctacacacacaaacactccaaaacacacacagaagaaacaTCCGATAAATAATGCTACAAAGAGTCTCCTGGCAACAGTGTTGGTCTCTCCCTTCCAACGGATTGGGTTCTCTGTGGGTTTTCTACCGTCTCTTTATCGATCCGGTGCCGTGTTGTCTGTGCTGTATGACGTGAGCTCTGTCTCCcaccgtgtttgtgtttgggtgtgtgtgtgtgtgtgtgtacgtgtgtgtgcgtgctcctaTGCTTGTATGTCTGAgtgggtgttggtgttgtgtgcgtgtttatgtatTTAGTGAAAAACCCATTTTAGCAACACCCACTGACAAGTCTTAAATGGTACATATTATGAAAACTGGGAAAACAGGGATTTGGAGTGTTGTTGTGGGTAGAtagtgctcccacacgcatacaaacgttgaaataagtctgtaaatgattttttgagtgagatacgcatttctggaagcagcccgcctccagctaccaaacgagcgagtcagtctCGGAGCctttacttgtggaagtaccagagaagtcagacacagtctttattattcataatatcatccgaggtgcacatagcttttggccgtgatattagatatattatataaatacccgtatactgtataatattattattatgttatacataataataatatctatatataatatagatattgagctccaggagtcagcaaacggcaacaaccccttctcctccatgctgtggttcagtctgcagctcattggtcaatgggcagcagctcatttgcatcaaagctacagacaccagaaacagcgcattctgaagggactgaaacagaggggaatagcggtagacgatattttttttcctaaaagctatttccagcaaacagcttcaaaaacatgttttctggaactcaaatactatgtttacttgttgggaaaacaccataatatgtctcctttaagcaTTATTTTTATAGAGAGGAAGGAGTGACAGTTTTGAATAGCAAACAGCAAATAGATGGGTGATGTCGGTTGGTGCCTTGttgaaaagaagaaaataatgtgtgttgtgatgtttgCAGTAatagtcaatgtgtgtgtgtgtgtgtgtgtgtgtgtgtgtgtgtgtgtgtgtgtgtgtgtgtgtgtgtgtgtgtgtgtgtgtgtgtgtgtgtgtgtgtccaggcatGCTGGCAGTGCAGGGCATGAAGGTGTACACGTCCTCCGATGTGGAGGCAGTCAACGGCACCGACGTGCGGCTCAAGTGCACCTTCCAGAGCTCCGCCTCCATCAACCTCAACAGCATCACCGTCTCCTGGAGCTTCAGGCCCCTGGGGCCCGGCCGCGAGGAGTCGGTGAGCCCcctccgccgtgtgtgtgtgtgtgtgtgtgtgtgtgtctttgtgcgtgcagTAGTTTTCCATTTGACaggttggtttgtgtttgtttgcgtgtgtgtgtgtgtgtgtgtgtgtgtgtgtgtgtgtgtgtgtgtgtgtgtgtgtgtgtgtgtgtgtgtgtgtgtgtgtgtgtgtgtgtgtgtgtgtgtgtgtgtgtgcgtctttatgcgtgtgtgtatgtttgtgtgtgcagtagTTTTCCATTTGACaggttggtttgtgtttgtttgcgtgtgtgtgtgtgtgtgtgtgtgtgtgtgtgtgtgtgtgtgtgcgtctttatgcgtgtgtgtatgtttgtgtgtgcagtagTTTTCCATTTCACaggttggtttgtgtttgtttgtgtgtttgtgtgcagtagttctgcgagcgtgtgtgtatgtttgtgctcGCAAATAAGTGTTTGGCTGTGCTTGCGCattgtgtgtctgcacgtgcgCACTTGCGTGCACTCTCATGCCTGCGTGCACATGCATGAGAGTTCAGATCTGCCACCCGCACTGTGTCACAGAGCATCCACCCACTCAGACTAGTGAGAGAAAAGTGGGTGAGTCATAAACCTCCCCTGTGTGCTTCTGGAGGCAgccttgtatgtgtgtttatgtatgttcctgtgtgtatatgtgtgtgtatgtgtgtatatgtatgctcctgtgtgtgtatatatatatatatatgtgtgtgtgtttgtgtgtatgtatattcctgtgtatatatgtatgttcctgtgtgtatgtgtgtatatatgtttgtatgtgtttgtatagatgtttgtgtgtgtgtgtgtgtgtgtgtgtgtgtgtgtgtgtgtgtgtgtgtgtgtgtgtgtgtgtgtgtgtgtgtgtgtgtgtgtgtgtgtgtgtgtgtgtgtgtgtgtgtgtgtgtttatgtgtgcttgtttgtggataaatgtgtgtgtgtaattgtgtgccGGTGGGTATGTCTCTGTCACATGTGCCTTTGTGCggatgtgtgttcctgtgtgagtgtgtgtgtgtgtgtgtgtgtgtgtgtgtgtgtgtgtgtgtgtgtgtgtgtgtgtgtgtgtgtgtgtgtgtgtgtgtgtgtgtgtgtgtgtgtgtgtgtgtgtgtgtgtgtgtgttttcctgcgtgcgttagtgtttgtgtgtgtgtgtgtttcttctgcGGCAGAAGGAAGCGTAATCGAAGGAGACCAGAAAAAGCCTCCTTCGCTTGTCTACAGAACAACATCAATATTTCTTCTGATCAGCAAACATCCAACCCACACCTGTGGACCCCCACGGCCCCCCCTTCCCACCCATCCCCCAACCACTAGtcaccccccttctccccctcgtgCACCCGCCAGGTCTTCTACTACCACATGAAGGCGTACCCGCCGCTGGAGGGCCGCTTCAGGAAGCGGGCCGTGTGGGCCGGGGACATCATGAGCCGCGACGCCTCCATCATCGTGCGGGAGGTGAAGTTCACCTACAACGGCACCTTCAGCTGCCAGATCAAGAACCCGCCCGACGTCCACGGCAACGCCGGGGAGATCCGCTTCCGCGTCGTCCACACAGGTCTGAGTGAGGGCGTGTCCGGGGGCCCCTGGGTCCCCCGTTCTGTTCAGGCGGTCGACCTTATTAGCGCGGGGACGTCGCTGGCAGCATCCAGCTCCAGCCAAGGCGTAGAGgcctttacatttaggggattttgctgacgcttttatccaaagcgactcacagccattcattcacacatccacacaccgacgggggagtcaaccacgcagagtgacagccagctcttcaggagcagtcagggagaggcgtcttgctcagggacacctcgacactccagaggagccggggatcggcTTATCTCCCGTTGTGTGTTACATGTGTGCAAGGGCAACTCCGGATCATCTACGGACCTGATTGTCAACCTGAGTTCAACCTGAGTTCATGTGTGAAAACCCTTTTGGTTAGGTCTAGCTAAGGGTGTTTTAAATATCAGGagatttatatacatatatttagatatagatatagttaAATAGCTAGatttagatatatagatatagatatttgtGCAAAGCTCATGTGTTTATTTAGTATGGATACCTAAAAGTATATTAAGTATCCCTGAGAGAAATGAGAAACGATGCATAAATCACACgcaataaaattaaaaatagaaaatatattttttgtattaaaTAATGAGTTACTAGTGTCGGCAATATTATGAAACCAAGCAGTTGCAACATCAATTCAATAAGCTGTGTCTTTGTGGTTATGCCTCACTTCACGGTGAGCAAGCCCAGAGCAACAGGTGATATGAGCAGGGCCAGGTGCTGTATCTGATGGGGTCTTGACCAATGAGAGGGTTTCATTGTCTCCAGCCGCGCTCCGCGTGGTCCAGTGCATCATGCTCActcatcctcttccttctccatcCTCCCACCCACAGCCTCCTTCTCTGAGCTGTTGCTCCTGGCGCTGGCCATCGGGGGCGCCATCGGCCTGGTGGTCATCTTCCTGGTGGTCTTCGTGTCCTGCAGAAGGTGCGCCAAGAACAGGGCGCGGCAAAGGCACGCCGAGGTGGACCAGGAGTCCCCCCGCAAAGAGAGGAAAGATCCCACGGCCTGGTAAGGGGGCAGCGGGGGAGAGCGgccgagggacagagagacagagggagggagagagccataGCCTCTAAGGTGACGGAGGAGAGGGATTGGAAtgcgtatctctctctccctctctctttatttctaaTCTTTTTGGGTGGATTGGGAATGTGGTGCTCCCCCTCTTGGTTCCTCTGAGATGTTCTTTTCTGTTGGATGCTTTCATTCCACCGCCTGTTTCTCCTCTTATTGTGATCTTTACAAATGAtccaaccccccacccacctctcccAGCCTATCTGGTCACACCAAGTGCCTTGGTGTGTGTAGAACACTGTAGATACATAGTCAGAAAACTGGAATCAAAACAGACTTTTACCACACTACTATGTGCCTTATATTTTTTCCCGAAAGGAAAGTTAAATTGTGTTGAATTGGCTTTTGAGTCTTGTTTGCTCCGGTTTAACTATACCGGCCCCTAAACCCATTTCTAGTTTTGTTTTAGACGTCTTGTGGATATGGATCAACAGTTGTTTACAACAGTTGTTGTAAacaacattgttgttgtttacaacCCAACCTAATCCAGatccaaatacaaacacaccagTTCAAGCTACTTTATTAACACAATGAGGGTAGGCAATAAGGTTGTATACTTTAAAACACTGAAATTGGTTAACCGTTATCGTTGGAAAATCTAAAGCTAATATTGAAGTTCCTTTTGCATAACCTGctcctttttttatatttgaatcGATAACGTCCATAGATAAGCAGTGAGCATACAAAGCACTTTCCCTGTTGTCCGAGGATGTAAAGACCAAGTATAACTGTTGGACCTGCTGGGGcacatttgtttgtatttgtatttgtttctcTGCATTTCATTGtagtctgtgtatgtttgtgtatatatcattttttttattctgttcCAATTTTCAATGATACAATTATCAAATAATGTGTTTATCAGTCCTACCATTTCAATAAGTTACGATAAGACAGAGCATACTGGTCTCAAACACATTTCAGTTGATCAATGCTAAATCCATAGCCTTTTTCAGACTGTTTCAAAAATAAATCTGCATTGGCTTTAGTACGTCAGACTGCATGTCACCATCTATAAAAGACGActcagtgatgtgtgtgttaagacAAGTTATTGCTCTGTCAAggacattgtgtttgtttgtttctgggTACGTGGGACTCTTCTGTTCTCTACTGGGTTTTCAGATCTCTCTGCTGGTGGTCTCCAATGTACAGCATAACATACCACATGTCCAATGCACAGCATAACATACAACATGCACAGCATAACATAAAACATGTCCAATGTACAGCATAACATACAACATGTTCAATGTAAACCATAACATACAACATGGTCAATGTGCAGCATATCATACAACATGTCCAATGTGCAACATAACATACAACATGTTCAATGTAAATCATACTTAATAACATGTCCAATGTAGAGTGTTATATCCAACATGTTCATCAACTGGCTCCGGCTTCATTGCATAGCATCTCTATAGGATTATTTCTCCTGCCAACGCCAGAAAATAGAGCCACACCTGAGATTGATCACAAATTTTGAACCTACAAGGTTTTGTGGAAGTTTAATACTTTTTCTTAGGCAGAATTTTGTTTGTGCCGTCTGTGAATCTAACCGACTTtccatggttgtgtgtgtgtgtgtgtgtgtgtgtgtgtgtgtgtgtgtgtgtgtgtgtgtgtgtgtgtgtgtgtgtgtgtgtgtgtgtgtgtgtgtgtgtgtgtgtgtgtgtgtgtgtgtgtgtgtgtctgtgtgtctatgtgtgtctttgtgtgtccgtATATTCCCTTTGCAACATGTGCTGTGCTGACATGATTGTGCATGTATTATTCATGTGCTTCTCATGGACGCATATTCTTGTCCTTGTGAGTTGTGCACGTTGCCCTTACcccttttctgtgtgtgtctgttcatgtgcatgtttgtaatcttctgtgtgtgcatgtgtcacgtgtgtgtgtgtgtgtgtgtgtgtgtgtttgtgtgtgtgtgtgtgtgtgtgtgtgtgtgtgtgtgtgtgtgtgtgtgtgtgtgtgtgtgtgtgtgtgtgtgtgtgtgcctgtgtgttctgTATGGCCTTCCCCTCGTGTgtcgagtttgtgtgtgtgtgtctgtgcctgtttccatgtgtccgtgtgtgtttgtgtatctgtgtgtgtgtgtgcgccacacTCTGTGCcccgtgtgtgtgaatgttcgTGTGCAAGCCACCCATCGAGGGCGGTCCACCTGTATGTGTCTCAGTCGTCTTTCGAGATGGACAGTTCGGACGGCATGATCTCCACAGCCAGCTCCAACGAGCCCAGTTCCTCctcagaggaagagaggagcactgacgaggaggtgggcggggaCTCTGACTGAGGGAgtgacacaaagacacacagacagaaagacaggagggagaggacgGAATGGGGAAGGCCCAGGTGTGTCCGGTGAGACATAGGACGGGCCTAAGCGCTCTGGGGCCGGCCCGGGCCAGCGGTATGCCCGGGCATAACAAATGGACAAAGAGAGGCAGTCAGGCAGGGAAAGGTTCCCATTTTCAGAATTTCCTCGTTGTAGAACACTCAGCGTGTAATAATTGGACTCCCTATGCAAAACCCTATTTGCATGAGGAGTGGGATATGTGTAAAAGGTGGTTGGGTCAGGGGGCTGGTAGTCTCTGAAGGGAAAGGTGGTGTTTTCTATTTGCTCGGTGGAAATGTGACCTGGGGGTCATCAACCCTGATGAAGGAAGGCGATTTGATGACCAGGTAGACCTCAAGGTCCCATAACGATAAGCCCTTCATGTGGTGATCATTTTTTTTCCGAAAATAAGGCTGTGataaaatgtgttgtttttgttgttatttattgtacCACAGAGATTATTAGCCTTCGTATTATCTAGCCCTTAATCTCACATAGCCAGACCTACACGAGGGCCTGGGGAGACACTCAGAACTGTGATTGGATGATGAGCCCTCTGAAACCCAGAAGCAGCCGTTATTTCAGTGGTTAGTCAGATGACGGCCCACTCTGTCCCCGACCTTTCTTATCCAACCCGTGTGCCATCATTTCCCTTTACCGGATTGAATTTGTGCTTGGACTTCTGATGGATTTAAGAACCCCCAGCCAGCGCGACTGAGGCCGTCGTTAAACAGCTCCTGCTAATGCCTGCTAGCGTGAATGTTGTAGCATAGTGTTGAAGCACTTCAATAAGTTTTGCTTGTGCAAAAACAATAGGTCATTTTATCTTCATTCAGTTGCATGCGAGAAAACGACTGTGGCTAGTtgtagaggagtagaggagtcAAACTGTGAGTTAGCTTCATGCACACGGCAGGAgagttgtgtgcatgtgcaccagtgtgtgtgtgtgtgtatgtgtgtggaaggCCAGACGTAAGACACGCAGTGGGATCTGAAAACCTCGGGTAATTGCAAAAGATTGTCCtttaaatactttttttaaGCAACCCTAGAACACATAAAAAAGACTAACACATTATGAACTGAAAGCGAGGTGTGCATCATTTTCTACTTTTTGTAAAAGTTGTCTTCGTAAAATGTGTTGCAGATTTTGTATTCTATTTTAGCTTATGCCAGCAATATTTTAAACCTGTTATTGTTTTCAAAATACGTGTAACTGTTTGTtcaattttaaaaaaaaatctatatatcGATTAAGATTTAATAAAGATGTTTTCAGAACTAATAAAACTGGTTTTCTCGAATACTGACTTCAGGTTCTGCACTCTCCCTCCGTTCCATCCACAcggatatttacatttacatcccACTTGGTCCATAAAACAAGAAGCCCTTAATTTGCATGACATGATTTGATAGGCATCATCTATTATGTAAAAGCCTCAATCGTGTTATGGAGTAGTTATGATTCCAACCATTATACTAGCTGGCCATGCATTTCATCGAATGCTTCCATGGGTGTCCCATCTACCCTCAGCTGTTTTCCTGCAATGGGTTTCTAGTGGAAATGGTTGACGCTATTGTTTATTGCTGTTTGTGAGGGGAAATATGCTGATGGATGTATGCTTCTCTGATTTCTATCAATGTGTGCTTATTTGGAAAATGAAAGCATGGGTATGAATATGTTAGCACCTGTTATTGGATATGCTTGggattttgtgcgtgtgtgtgtgtgtgtgcgtccatcagAGTGTTTTGATGCATGCACATATTTGTGGCATTGATCAAAGTCTATTCCTCTGATACAGCATTGGttactgaccgacagagagcccgtgtgtgtggatatgtgagtgcttgtgtgtgtttgagtgtataaATGCCCTGGATTAAAGTAGGGACACCAAACAGCATTAGCAGGGAGATAAAAGAGTTGAAAGTCAAGGAGTCCATTTATCTCAGGTAAACGTTTGctgtggtggagatggaggaaggGTATCTGAGGTAAGTGGGTAAAGTAACACTCGCGACTGCACATAAAAAACAACTTGTGGCGCCACGGTTCCTGTTCATGAGCTCAGCGCGTCGCCCCCGCTGATATCTCCTCCTCAACCAGGGATGCAGAGCGGGGACCCGGTCCCGCACAGAGGGGAGCTTTTATTTAAGctataataaaatattttccTAAAGTGAAAGTCTGTGTGTTTTCTCAGTCAGAATGACTCTGCTGCGAAGGTCACGCCCTCTAGTGGgaactttgtttttgtttttaaattatctgaaatggaaaaaaaaagaaacaaacctCGGTGAGTCACTGTTTCGGAGAAAAGGGTAAGGCTACGAAACAAGTCAAACTCAGAGGTTGTGTTTGGGAAACGGAAAGAATAATGATGCAGCCTATTCTTACGAAATTTAAAAAGATATTGTGGTGTATTAGTCAGCCTTTTCTTTTGAAACTCTTGCCAACTTAGTATCTGTCTGCATTCCATGTGAAGGTAGGTTGGTTTCTTGGAACAGTCATCACCAAC harbors:
- the LOC130406186 gene encoding myelin protein zero-like protein 2; the encoded protein is MCAKLLVLVVVYGLAASGMLAVQGMKVYTSSDVEAVNGTDVRLKCTFQSSASINLNSITVSWSFRPLGPGREESVFYYHMKAYPPLEGRFRKRAVWAGDIMSRDASIIVREVKFTYNGTFSCQIKNPPDVHGNAGEIRFRVVHTASFSELLLLALAIGGAIGLVVIFLVVFVSCRRCAKNRARQRHAEVDQESPRKERKDPTACHPSRAVHLYVSQSSFEMDSSDGMISTASSNEPSSSSEEERSTDEEVGGDSD